In the genome of Meles meles chromosome 4, mMelMel3.1 paternal haplotype, whole genome shotgun sequence, one region contains:
- the LOC123939637 gene encoding transmembrane protein 179B-like: MALPWLQRFELLLFTTTFLCGAMVAATLTRTQGSFSGRCPLYGVATLNGSSLALGQPSAQSLCYFVAGVSGLLALYCLLLLLFWVYSSCIEDSHRGLIGLCIALVISAIAIFLVLVAACILRFGTRSL; the protein is encoded by the coding sequence ATGGCGCTGCCCTGGCTGCAGCGCTTTGAGCTCTTGCTCTTCACCACCACCTTCCTGTGCGGAGCCATGGTGGCCGCGACGCTGACCCGGACACAGGGCTCCTTCAGTGGCCGCTGTCCCCTGTATGGTGTGGCCACCCTGAATGGCTCCTCCCTGGCCTTAGGCCAACCCTCGGCCCAATCCCTCTGCTACTTTGTGGCTGGGGTCTCTGGACTCCTGGCCCTCTACtgtctcctgcttctgctcttctGGGTCTACAGCAGCTGCATCGAGGACTCCCACAGAGGCCTTATAGGGCTCTGCATAGCACTGGTCATCTCAGCTATAGCCATCTTCCTGGTCTTAGTGGCTGCCTGTATCCTTCGATTTGGCACCCGTTCTCTCTGA